ATAACCACATCTTCTTTGGCTTTACCTTTAATTTCCAAAAGATCCCAACCGGAAAACTTCAAGAAAGGAGCAAGATATCCTCCCACATTATTATCATTAACTGTTCCGGTCTCCGGTGAAAGAGTGACTACGTGCGTTTTACCCGTTCCGGAATATTGAGTAACCCCGCAAATAGGTCCGGTACAGAATATTATTTCATTTTCAGGGTCATTCCATCTTGTCTTTGAGGAAACAGTGTCCCACAAATACCATATACCATAACCACGCCCTCCAGTAAAGGTTTCCTTAATCTTGGGGTCAATGGATTTTTCTTCGATCTTATTTTCTGAAAGGTCAATATATAAACGTCTATCAGTATAACCCTTTTCTACTTTTCCCGGCTTAAAATCAAATGAGGCCAGTAATTTTTGATTCTCTTCGCTTCCTTTAAACATTAATCCTTTCTCCTTCATTAATTCATATAAAAATCATGAATTCTTAAAATCCACTTACTAAAAAACTACTTTAATTCAAACTAAACTGTCTTGATTTATAATTCTTTACAGATACTAATACCAATAATTGTGTTTATCAAACCAAATCACATGACACTAAATGAAGCCATCATACCTTTTTTAAAATCAAGGCAAGATGGCCTCATTTTGAATGATTCAATGCAAAATTAAATATTTTTTAAACTTCTTTTACTTCCTTCACCTTAAGCTCGGGCAAAGGGAAGGAAATTCCGGCAGATTTTGCGGATATTGATGAAAATAGGTAAAGTAGAATTACTACCAATATTAATCCTAAGGGCAATACCAAACCTAGTGACATACCATTTCCGGCCAAAATGTAACCTAATACGGCGACTCCGGCAGCAGTGAGGGAATAAGGTATCTGGGTCTTAACATGGTCAATATGATCAGAGCCGGAAAACATAGAAGACATAATAGTGGTATCAGAAAGCGGCGAACAATGGTCTCCCATAACCGAACCGGTGAGTACCGCAGATACTCCCAAAGGTAAAGGTACGCCTAAAGCTAAAGATAAGGGAATAGCAATGGGCATAGCTATAGCCATAGTCCCCCAGGAAGTACCCGTAGAAAAGGAAATTACATTACAGATTAGAAACATCACCATGGGCAACAAAACTGGAGAAATAATCCCTTTAGCAGCATTTACCACATAAGGAGCAGTCCCTATACTATCACAAACACTACCTATTGACCAGGCAGAAATTAGGATTAAATTAGCCAGAACCATCATCTTGGCTCCATCTATAAAGGCATCCATCATATCAGCTAAGGTACCGATTTTCTGAGCTTTATACATGATAATAGCTGTAATCACAGCAAACATTGCTCCCCATAAAAGGGCAGTCATAGCATCGGCATCTGAAATTGCAGAGGTAAATGATTCGGCAGAAGTGCCTCCACCAGTCCACCACATACCAAACATACTGACTGCTACCAGGACTATAATAGGAACCACCATATTAACAGTTTTTTGGGGTACGTTTTCTAATACTTTTAATTTACTCCCACCAGAAAGCGGAATTGCTCCGTCTGCAAAGACTTTACCAGTGGTCCTTGTTCGGTGTTCAGCTTTTAACATAGGTCCATAATCTCTTTGAGATAAGGCAATGGCCAGGACCAATATAATAGCAAAAATACTATAGAATCGATAGGGTATTGATTGTAAAAAGATAGTATAAGGAGTTAAAGATACCGAAGTGCCTTCTATAGCATCACCGATAAGTCCCACTTCATAGCCCACCCAGGTAGAAATTAGAGCTAAGGAAGCTACCGGAGCAGCAGTTGAATCAACAATATAAGAAAATTTTTCTCGAGAAATCCCCAATTTATCGGTTACCGGCATAAAGGCATTGCCTACTATAGCGGTATTAGCATAATCATCAAAGAAAATTATTAATCCAAATAACCAAGCGGTGAATTGTCCGCCACGAGCACTTTTTACTTTATCAGTTATACTTTTAACAAAAGCCTGAGCACCGCCTGAAAGATAGATCAAACCGATAAGTCCACCGATTGCAAAGTCAAATAGTAAGATAGTAGCATTCCAACTATCAGCTGCATTCTCTACAATATATCCTAAGGTTTTGGTTACTCCGCCTATGGGATTCCAGCCTGTCAATATGGTAGCACCTATCCATATACCGATGAATAGAGAAGCTAAAACTTGTTTAGTTAAAAAACAAAGAACAATAGCAACTAACGGTGGTAATAGAGATAGAAATCCGTAACTTTTTTCTACTTCTTCTTCAGCAGCAAAAGCCATTCCGGATAATATAAAGAACATAAATAGCATCAAAACCAATAATAATAAACTCTTATACTTGTTCCACTGACACATTTGTTTAATTCACCCTCCTTAATTCAAAAAAATAAAATTTTGTAAAACCTTAATTACTATTAATTTATCGATTACTTTCTACCCTTCCATATCACCCCCTATCTTTAATTTTTTGATCCAAGATTTCCTCTAAATTTGGTTTACCAATCTCTTGAAGTTCATACTTTACTCTGATCGATTTCCGGCTGATCTTAATAACTCGCGATAAATCAATAGGAGTACCAATAATTACTATATCACAATCAACCGCATTTATAGTATCTTCCAGTTCTTGTGTCTGCTTTTCGCCATATCCCATTGCCGGCAATAGTGTCCCGATACCCGGATATTTTGCAAAAGTATCCTTGATGGTACCAATAGCATAAGGACGGGGATCTATAATCTCTTTTGCCCCATATTTCTGAGCAGCTACCACCCCTGCACCATACTTCATCTCGCCATGAGTTAAAGTTGGACCATCTTCAACTACTAATACTCTTTTATCCCTGATAAGCTCCGGATGGTCTATAGTAAGGGGAGAGGCAGCTTCAATTAAAATTGCTTCAGGAGCAAGTTGATAAATATTTTCTCTCAGCTGATTTATTTTGTCTAAATCAGCAGTATCTATTTTGTTCATTACCACGACATCCGCCATTCTGAGGTTGGCTTCCCCGGGGTAATAGGTCATTTCGTGACCAGCTCGAAGGGGATCGGTGACTACAATGTGTAGATCCGGCTTATAAAAAGGCAGGTCGTTATTCCCTCCATCCCAGACAATTATATCTGCATCTTTTTCTGCTCTTTTTAATATTTCTTGATAATCTACCCCGGCATAAAGGATGTTGCCTCTATCCAGATGGGGTTCATATTCTTCTCTCTCTTCAATAGTACAATGATAGCGGTCCAAATCCGCATAATTTTCGTATCTTTGCCAAATTTGCTCCCTTAAATCTCCATAAGGCATGGGGTGTCTGATCACTGCGATTTTATATCCTTTCTTTTTCAATATGTCCGACACTTTGCGAGTAGTCTGACTTTTACCACAGCCGGTTCTTACCGCACAAATAGATACCACAGGAAGATTGGATTTGAGCATAGTACTCTTCGGTCCCATTAATCTGAAGTCAGCTCCGTGAGCCAACACGATTGAAGCTTTATCCATAACATACTGATGAGGAAGGTCACTATAGGCCAAAATTACCTGATCGACCTCTTTTTCTTTTATTAGATTGGGCAATTCCTCTTCCGCATATATGTTAATGCCTTTGGGATACAAAGGACCGGATAATTCAGCAGGATACTTTCTACCCGCAATATCCGGGATTTGAGTAGCGGTAAAGGCAACGATCTCGTAATTTGAATTATCCTTAAAATATACATTGAAATTATGAAAATCCCTTCCGGCAGCTCCCATGATAATAACCTTAATTCTATTCACTTTAAAAAACCTCCTCTTAATATTATTACTTATTCGACAAAACTTTTCAAATTCCTCTTTTTTTAATCATTTTTTTTAAATTTTTTATTCAATCTTGGTTTATGCCCTCTCTAACACGCTTAAAACTTTATTTAGCTTTCTATTATATCTTCTTGACAATCTCCAGGATATTTATTTTTCTTCTCTTCAGCTCTTCCAAGAAGTTTTCATAAATTTTTCCTTCTATTGCATCTTCAGGAGCTACTATCCCCTTCTTAGTTATCTCGCCTTTTCCTAACATCACCGCGGCAATGGCTTCCGGAAAAGCGGTTACTCTTCCCATGGCAGAGATTCCATGTTCGGTATCTGCCTCCTCCCACATATAATAATCTGCCCTCATCTTCTGTCCATCTTTTATCCCTATAACAGTATTCCACATGACACAGACATCGGTTTCACCTTTTCGAGAGCGGAGTCCTGGGGTCATGATGTGAGACAAGAACTCGCGAGGAGATATTTTTATTCCTTTAAATTCCCTTGGAGTAGCGTCCAGCATACCACATTCTTTCAACACCCTTGCTCCTTCCCAATGACCCGGCCAACGAATAGTCTTTTCTGCACATTCTGTAAGTTGTGGGCGGGTATAGAGAAAACTGGGCATCCCCGGGGTAATAGCACAGGCTAATTCTTCATCTTTTCCTAATTGATTAAATCGAAATTTTTCAAGATCGTCCATTGCCTCCGCTTCTACAATTTTACCATTCTTAATGACATCTACCTTGATCATATATTCTCTTAAAACATGCTCGAAAGCCCAGGTAATCATATATTTCAAGGGATGATTTCTGGCAAATTCTTTAGCCGGTACTCCTCCGCATCTGGCAATAGCTGAATCTGCCTGGTCCATTTTTTTTATGCCTTCACCCAAGGTAATATTGGTTAAACCGGGCGCAAACCCCATTCCGTCGATAAAAGTAACTCCATTTCTTATCGCCTTTTGATGAAGTGACTCTCCATATTCATCCAGTGTCATCCCCTTAGGAATTTCCAACCCTTCAACCTCGTATTTATCCGGTTTCCGATGATATTCTTCCAAAATATCTACCGTATTAAGTCCGGTCTCAACAGCCATATCTACTACTTTATAGCTACATTTTCTATTGGGTAAGGCAATCGCACCCACATCATATTGTTCCATTAATTTCATGGTCTCTTTTCGATTGTTGACATCGATAGTATGGAGCACGATCTTATCGCTGTTGATCCATTTTTTAGTCTTTTCCAGTGTATCTCCTCTTCTACCGGTAATTCCAATAATCCCTACTTCTCCGACCGTGCTATTTTGGGCTAAATCCCAGGCAACAGCAGAACCCATTTTCCCCGAACCTCCAAAAACTAATACCTTCATATCCTTTGTCTCCTTTTATTATTCACATTACCGTAAACTAGTTAGTTAGTTTTTTAAAAAATAGATCATATGAAAACTTCTACCAAATAAAAAAGCAATTAATGATAGAGCCCTCATTAATTGCCTATTATTCCCCGAACTTAAATGAAGTACTCTACCGAATGGTAGCGCTCCATCTAAATCCGGGGACAGATTTGATGACAGTCTTATAGTTATTCACTATAAACCCAGCAGAAAAGATTTTATGTTCTCTTTTCTACTTCGGCGGAAATACCTTTCAAAATGAATCTTAAGCCTTCATTCTTACTTATTATTGTCCGCGCCTCTACCTTACACCTTTCAATGCAAGTTAATATTGATTTTTAATCTGTTATTTTATTAAATAACTATTTATCACCTCCTTAATAATTTACCTATTGTTACATTGGCCTACTTGTCGATTAATTAGGTTAAACCTCAATTATTTTTTCTTTATAGATGATATTTCTTTTCTCTAATTCTTCCAATACTTTTTGATATATTTTTTCTTCTCTTCCAATATATTCCGGCGGACAGATTCCGGGATATCTAAATTCTCCTTGAGCTA
The sequence above is a segment of the Candidatus Atribacteria bacterium genome. Coding sequences within it:
- a CDS encoding Na+/H+ antiporter NhaC family protein, giving the protein MCQWNKYKSLLLLVLMLFMFFILSGMAFAAEEEVEKSYGFLSLLPPLVAIVLCFLTKQVLASLFIGIWIGATILTGWNPIGGVTKTLGYIVENAADSWNATILLFDFAIGGLIGLIYLSGGAQAFVKSITDKVKSARGGQFTAWLFGLIIFFDDYANTAIVGNAFMPVTDKLGISREKFSYIVDSTAAPVASLALISTWVGYEVGLIGDAIEGTSVSLTPYTIFLQSIPYRFYSIFAIILVLAIALSQRDYGPMLKAEHRTRTTGKVFADGAIPLSGGSKLKVLENVPQKTVNMVVPIIVLVAVSMFGMWWTGGGTSAESFTSAISDADAMTALLWGAMFAVITAIIMYKAQKIGTLADMMDAFIDGAKMMVLANLILISAWSIGSVCDSIGTAPYVVNAAKGIISPVLLPMVMFLICNVISFSTGTSWGTMAIAMPIAIPLSLALGVPLPLGVSAVLTGSVMGDHCSPLSDTTIMSSMFSGSDHIDHVKTQIPYSLTAAGVAVLGYILAGNGMSLGLVLPLGLILVVILLYLFSSISAKSAGISFPLPELKVKEVKEV
- a CDS encoding GTPase; translated protein: MGAAGRDFHNFNVYFKDNSNYEIVAFTATQIPDIAGRKYPAELSGPLYPKGINIYAEEELPNLIKEKEVDQVILAYSDLPHQYVMDKASIVLAHGADFRLMGPKSTMLKSNLPVVSICAVRTGCGKSQTTRKVSDILKKKGYKIAVIRHPMPYGDLREQIWQRYENYADLDRYHCTIEEREEYEPHLDRGNILYAGVDYQEILKRAEKDADIIVWDGGNNDLPFYKPDLHIVVTDPLRAGHEMTYYPGEANLRMADVVVMNKIDTADLDKINQLRENIYQLAPEAILIEAASPLTIDHPELIRDKRVLVVEDGPTLTHGEMKYGAGVVAAQKYGAKEIIDPRPYAIGTIKDTFAKYPGIGTLLPAMGYGEKQTQELEDTINAVDCDIVIIGTPIDLSRVIKISRKSIRVKYELQEIGKPNLEEILDQKIKDRG
- a CDS encoding saccharopine dehydrogenase; the protein is MKVLVFGGSGKMGSAVAWDLAQNSTVGEVGIIGITGRRGDTLEKTKKWINSDKIVLHTIDVNNRKETMKLMEQYDVGAIALPNRKCSYKVVDMAVETGLNTVDILEEYHRKPDKYEVEGLEIPKGMTLDEYGESLHQKAIRNGVTFIDGMGFAPGLTNITLGEGIKKMDQADSAIARCGGVPAKEFARNHPLKYMITWAFEHVLREYMIKVDVIKNGKIVEAEAMDDLEKFRFNQLGKDEELACAITPGMPSFLYTRPQLTECAEKTIRWPGHWEGARVLKECGMLDATPREFKGIKISPREFLSHIMTPGLRSRKGETDVCVMWNTVIGIKDGQKMRADYYMWEEADTEHGISAMGRVTAFPEAIAAVMLGKGEITKKGIVAPEDAIEGKIYENFLEELKRRKINILEIVKKI